In Mercurialis annua linkage group LG6, ddMerAnnu1.2, whole genome shotgun sequence, the following are encoded in one genomic region:
- the LOC126685902 gene encoding uncharacterized protein LOC126685902: MFTNDRRQEERTGKSGTPRLQFLQTLVSQFQNASDEETKERLVANLANFAYDPYNYTFLRQLNVLELFLDCITEPNEKVVEFGVGGICNSCADPTNAAIVTQNGGIPLIIQCLSSPVRNTVNYAIGALYYLCNSSNKEEILKPEVIDAIRRYAGAESVSFSNLAKAFLAKHVPSNHLDNIS; the protein is encoded by the exons ATGTTTACTAATGATCGGAGACAAGAAGAACGAACCGGAAAATCTGGAACTCCGAGGCTCCAATTTCTTcag ACATTAGTGAGCCAGTTTCAGAATGCATCTGATGAAG AAACAAAAGAGAGACTAGTTGCCAACCTGGCGAACTTTGCTTATGATCCTTACAATTATACATTCTTACGCCAG CTCAATGTTTTGGAACTCTTCCTAGACTGCATAACAGAACCAAATGAGAAGGTTGTGGAATTTGGGGTGGGTGGTATATGCAATTCTTGTGCTG ATCCAACAAATGCTGCTATTGTCACTCAGAATGGCGGTATCCCTCTCATTATCCAATGCTTGTCAAGTCCAGTTAGAAACACA GTCAACTATGCTATTGGAGCTCTTTATTACCTCTGTAACTCATCTAACAAGGAAGAGATTCTAAAGCCAGAAGTTATAGATGCCATCAGGAGGTATGCTGGTGCAGAAAGTGTAAGTTTCAGTAATCTTGCTAAAGCATTCTTAGCTAAACATGTGCCTAGCAACCACTTAGACAACATTTCTTAA
- the LOC126686869 gene encoding U-box domain-containing protein 43-like, producing the protein MSETWDTSYDPGSQSEDSYHFERLYIEPIYDAFVCPLTKKVMRDPVSIENGQTFERGAIERWFKECRENGRKLVCPLTQKELKTADLNSSIALRNTIEEWTARNEAVQLDMARRSLNLTSPESDVLQSLNYVRYVCKKSRSNKHAVRNAELIPMIADVLKNSSRKVRCTALETLQTVVEGDDDNKAILAEGDTVRTIVKLLSHEKSKEREEAVSLLQELSKSEALCEKIGSINGAILILVGMTSSKSENPLTVEKADKTLENLEKCENNVRQMAVNGRLQPLLNHLLEGPPETKLAMASYLGELVLDSDVKVHVARTVGSSLISIMRSGNTQSREAALKALNQVSSCDASAKVLIEAGILPPLVEDLFKVNQLPMRLKEVSATILANVVNSDYELDTISVGPDHQTLVSEDIMHNLLRLISNTGPAIECKLLQVLVGLTSSPSSVLNVVAAIKSSGAITSLVQFIEAPQKDLRVASIKLLHNLSPHMGQELANALRGTVGQLGSLINVISENIVAITEEQATAIGLLAELPERDLGLTRQMLDEGALQVIFSRVVKIREIRGTRFVTPFLEGLARVLARVTFVLIEEPDAITFCRENNLAALFIELLQSNGLDNVQMVSAMALENLSQESKNLTKLPDVAAAPGFCASIFPCFSQQTVITGLCRLHRGTCSLKDTFCLLEGQAVGKLVALLDHTNEKVVEAALAAISTLLDDSVDIEQGVMVLLEEEGVRPIIDVLIEKRTDNLRRRAVWAVERLLRTDDIAYEVSGDPNISTALVDAFQHADYRTRQIAERALRHVDKIPNFSGIFPNMG; encoded by the exons ATGTCTGAAACCTGGGATACAAGTTATGACCCTGGCAGCCAGTCAGAGGACAGTTATCATTTTGAGAGACTGTATATAGAGCCTATTTATGATGCATTCGTTTGCCCTTTGACGAAAAAAGTCATGCGTGACCCTGTGTCGATCGAAAATGGGCAGACTTTTGAACGGGGAGCAATCGAAAGATGGTTTAAAGAATGCAGGGAGAATGGGAGAAAATTGGTTTGCCCTTTGACTCAAAAAGAATTGAAAACCGCGGACCTCAACTCTAGTATAGCTTTGCGGAACACCATAGAAGAGTGGACTGCTAGGAATGAAGCTGTCCAACTTGATATGGCTCGGAGGTCGCTCAATCTGACCAGTCCAGAAAGTGATGTTCTGCAGTCTCTGAACTATGTCCGGTATGTCTGCAAAAAGAGCCGATCAAATAAGCATGCTGTGCGCAATGCTGAGTTGATACCTATGATTGCTGATGTTTTGAAGAATAGCAGTCGTAAAGTTCGGTGTACAGCTTTGGAAACACTTCAAACTGTGGTAGAAGGAGATGATGATAATAAG GCAATATTGGCTGAGGGTGATACTGTGCGTACAATAGTTAAGCTGTTGTCTCATGAAAAGTCCAAAGAAAGGGAGGAAGCTGTGTCATTACTGCAGGAGCTCTCAAAATCTGAAGCCTTGTGTGAAAAGATTGGTTCAATTAATGGAGCAATTCTTATACTGGTTGGAATGACAAGTAGCAAATCAGAAAATCCCTTGACTGTTGAAAAGGCCGACAAGACACTTGAAAATCTGGAAAAATGTGAGAACAATGTGCGTCAGATGGCTGTAAATGGTCGATTGCAGCCCCTTCTGAATCATCTTCTTGAAG GCCCGCCAGAAACCAAATTGGCCATGGCTTCTTACCTTGGTGAACTGGTTTTGGACAGTGATGTGAAAGTTCATGTAGCTAGAACTGTTGGTTCCTCGTTAATAAGTATAATGAGAAGTGGCAACACACAGTCAAGAGAAGCTGCTTTGAAAGCTTTAAACCAAGTCTCATCTTGCGACGCAAGTGCCAAGGTGTTGATTGAAGCAGGAATTCTTCCTCCTCTTGTTGAGGACCTATTCAAAGTTAATCAGCTTCCTATGCGTCTGAAGGAAGTCTCAGCAACAATCCTCGCCAATGTTGTAAACTCGGACTATGAATTGGATACAATTTCCGTTGGGCCTGATCATCAGACTCTGGTCTCAGAAGACATAATGCACAACCTACTCCGTCTAATTAGCAACACTGGTCCAGCTATTGAATGCAAACTTCTGCAGGTTCTTGTTGGTCTGACTAGTTCGCCTTCTTCCGTTCTGAATGTTGTTGCTGCCATTAAAAGCTCGGGTGCCATTACTAGTCTGGTTCAGTTCATTGAGGCCCCACAAAAGGACTTGCGTGTTGCTTCCATAAAACTTCTTCATAACCTATCTCCACACATGGGCCAGGAACTAGCTAATGCACTTCGTGGCACTGTTGGTCAGCTTGGCAGCCTAATTAATGTCATATCGGAAAATATAGTAGCGATTACAGAGGAGCAGGCAACTGCTATTGGCCTATTAGCTGAACTCCCTGAGAGAGATTTGGGCCTCACACGGCAGATGCTAGATGAAGGGGCCCTTCAGGTAATCTTCTCTAGAGTTGTAAAGATCCGTGAGATTCGGGGTACACGCTTTGTGACTCCATTTTTAGAGGGTCTTGCACGAGTTCTTGCAAGGGTTACATTTGTTTTGATTGAAGAGCCTGATGCCATTACATTTTGCCGTGAGAACAACCTCGCTGCTTTGTTCATTGAACTCCTTCAGTCGAATGGACTTGACAATGTGCAGATGGTTTCTGCCATGGCATTAGAGAACCTATCTCAAGAGTCCAAAAACTTGACAAAATTGCCTGATGTTGCTGCTGCACCTGGGTTTTGTGCTTCAATCTTTCCTTGTTTTAGTCAACAGACTGTCATAACTGGCCTGTGCCGGCTCCATCGTGGAACATGTTCACTAAAAGATACATTTTGTCTTTTAGAAGGACAAGCTGTTGGGAAACTTGTTGCACTTTTAGACCACACAAATGAGAAAGTAGTTGAGGCGGCATTGGCAGCAATATCAACTTTATTGGACGACAGTGTCGATATTGAACAAGGGGTTATGGTGTTGTTGGAGGAAGAGGGGGTCAGACCTATAATTGACGTGTTGATCGAGAAAAGGACAGATAATCTGAGGAGGAGGGCAGTTTGGGCAGTCGAGAGGCTTTTACGAACTGATGATATAGCATATGAAGTTTCTGGTGATCCAAATATCAGTACTGCACTTGTTGATGCATTCCAGCATGCTGACTATCGAACGCGGCAAATTGCTGAGCGCGCACTTAGACATGTTGATAAGATACCGAATTTCTCTGGGATCTTTCCAAACATGGGATGA
- the LOC130014449 gene encoding cysteine proteinase inhibitor-like, which produces MALVGGISEVEGSANSVEIDALARFAVDDYNNKQNALLEYKKVVNAKQQVVAGLMHYLTLEVMDGGHKKLYEAKIWEKLWLNFKEVQHFKLVGDAPSATSS; this is translated from the exons ATGGCGTTAGTGGGCGGAATCAGTGAGGTAGAAGGATCTGCCAACAGCGTTGAGATCGATGCCCTCGCGCGTTTTGCTGTTGATGATTACAACAACAAACAG AATGCATTGTTGGAGTATAAGAAAGTAGTGAATGCAAAGCAGCAAGTGGTGGCTGGATTGATGCATTATTTAACCTTAGAGGTAATGGATGGTGGTCATAAGAAGCTCTATGAAGCCAAGATTTGGGAAAAGCTTTGGTTAAACTTTAAGGAGGTTCAGCATTTTAAGCTTGTTGGTGATGCACCTTCAGCTACGAGCTCTTAA